The genomic region CAGAACGAGCTTGCAAGTTGAGCGAATATGAGCTAGATATCTAAAAGGATTTAGGGTTTGATCATCTGTTTGTGAAAATCGCGCCTCATGTCCAAATGAAATCGTCATTTGGAGTGATTGCACACTTTGTCACTCTTTTTCACATCAGTCAAAATTATAAATGTATCAAAGCATTGTTGAAATTGGGGATGCCGCTTGAAGTAGTTTTAACTATATTCTGATGCAATTAGTGTAGAAAGATGAGAAATCCTTCTTTTTTTTTTAAAGGGATGAGAAATCCTTCTACTAACAATTGGAAACCTTAATTTTGATGCTCGGTGTTACCGAGAGTTTTCCTTTAGTTACTTTGTTGAATCGGAAAAAAGAAACAACAACCGGAAACCTTGACAGTACCAATATTCGAATGAGAACTTTATTGGCCGAAGTTGGCAAAAGTTTCAGGTGAACGGAACTTATACATTGGTCAGTTGATCGTTATAGACTTGGTACGCAGAAGGGATAGGATTACTTTAGGAATCTTACAAACTATATTCAAAAATTTAGAAAAACTTGAGACATGATCCTATTGCCAAATTTGTGATTGTTGGTTACAGGTGATCCACCAAAATCAAGTGATGATGTATGGCATGATACTCATCGATTAGTGAGGAATAGTACGAGTTTATGGCAGTAAAATTGATCTATAATTCAATTTCCGCAAAAGAGAGGAGAGAACAACTGAGTTAATTAAAGACAATTGAGTTAAGCATTGATCATATGAACATTGTAGAATATGTACCAACAACTGAAGAACGCAAGAAAATAAATTACAAGTTTGATTTTCGTTTGGACAAAATTAACAATAAAGTTTAGGTTGCTTCATACACTTGATAATTCCAAAGTTCCCATGGTGAAGGTTTAGGACTAACTAGTACTTGTATCCCTTAACAAACAAGCTCTCAGATGCTAATCCACCAGCACCTTCTCCACCGTACTTGCCAAGAGTCGCGTGTGAGTTGGCCTTGCACCTTGCCAAGAATGTCTCCTGAGCTTTCCCAACATTCTCCTTCTTCCCAGCCCAAGTCTTTAGCGTGCTGCTCTGTAAAGCTCGGCCGAAGGAGAATGAAAGAGTCCATGGCTTCAGCACGTCCAACCTGTTCATTGCATCTAAGTTGAGAGTTGCCTGTTCCTCGCTTTGTCCTCCGGAGAGAAACACGATTCCAGGCACCGCAGCTGGGACTGTGCGGCGCAGTGCAGTCACTGTGTACTCGGCAATCACCTGTGGTGTTACCTGTGAAAATCAAAACCAATATATTAGATTCACAGAATCATTTAGCTTGTCAATATAAGATCTATATCTATAGTTTGGTAAAATAACATGTCAAACTGTACCGTGCGACAAATGGCATGCACATTTTGACACAATAATCTTCAGTCGACAATTTTGCGAGAATGCAAGCATTATATATGTACCTTGGGGCTGTCAGAGCCTGGTGTGACCATGTTGGGCTTAAGGAGTGTTCCTTCAAGAAGAACATGTTGCTCATTCAGTGCCTTGTAAACTGCAGCAAGCACAATTTCAGTGGCAGCAGCACATTTTTTGATGTCATGATCCCCATCAGTTAGAATCTCAGGCTCCACAATTGGAACCAAACCATTCTCCTGGCAGATAATTGCATAACGAGCCAACCCCTGTGCATTCTGCTGAATAGAAAGCTCAGACGGCTCGGTTGGGCCGATCTTGAGCACTGAACGCCACTTTGCAAAGCGCGCACCGGCCTTGTAGTACTGTGCACACCTAGCTCCAAGGGAGTCAAGCCCTTGGGTTGTGGTTTCTCCATTTGTTCCAGCTAACTCAACTGTGCCCTTGTCAACTTTGATACCTGACATCAAGGCATTAAAGCATCATATTAACACACAGTGACACAGATAGTCCATCTAAGTACTTTTGTGGAGGATATCGAAATCTTAGACCATGCCTGGAATGACATTATTCTCTTGGAGGACTTCAACAAAGGGTTTGCCATCAGTGGTATTCTGGTACAGGGTCTCTTCAAAGAGAATGACACCAGAGAGGTAGGGGAGGGCATTGGGAGAGGTGAAGAGCAGCTCTCGGAGAGCTTGGCGGTTGGACTCGATGTTCTCGACATTGATGCTGGCTAGACGCTTGCCAATGGTGCCTGTGCTCTCATCAGCTGCCAATATGCCCTTCCCGGGAGTGGCAATGTACTTGGCATTCTTTATGAGCTCCTCTGCAAACAATCAGAGGTTTATCAATAATCCAATGATTGTAGAAATTTTATGATCACGTACAATTCAACTAATAGCTCTTACTACATAGTCGAA from Fragaria vesca subsp. vesca linkage group LG3, FraVesHawaii_1.0, whole genome shotgun sequence harbors:
- the LOC101300606 gene encoding fructose-bisphosphate aldolase, cytoplasmic isozyme 1-like is translated as MSAFVGKYAEELIKNAKYIATPGKGILAADESTGTIGKRLASINVENIESNRQALRELLFTSPNALPYLSGVILFEETLYQNTTDGKPFVEVLQENNVIPGIKVDKGTVELAGTNGETTTQGLDSLGARCAQYYKAGARFAKWRSVLKIGPTEPSELSIQQNAQGLARYAIICQENGLVPIVEPEILTDGDHDIKKCAAATEIVLAAVYKALNEQHVLLEGTLLKPNMVTPGSDSPKVTPQVIAEYTVTALRRTVPAAVPGIVFLSGGQSEEQATLNLDAMNRLDVLKPWTLSFSFGRALQSSTLKTWAGKKENVGKAQETFLARCKANSHATLGKYGGEGAGGLASESLFVKGYKY